Proteins from one Vibrio pomeroyi genomic window:
- the uhpA gene encoding transcriptional regulator UhpA, whose translation MINVALVDDHVIVRSGFAQLLSLEADITVVGEFNSAAEARLGLPSCHPDVVILDISMQGESGLSLLEEIPSGIASIMLSVHDSPAMVEKSLELGAKGYLSKRCSPDELIQAVHTSANGGCYLTPDIAIKLATPIKNKASINQLTRRESEVCQLLATGLDVKSIAVELGVSHKTVHVHRANAMDKLNVKNNVELAKLFTQEQY comes from the coding sequence ATGATTAATGTTGCGCTTGTTGATGACCACGTTATTGTTCGATCTGGGTTTGCTCAATTACTCAGCCTTGAAGCTGATATTACGGTAGTAGGTGAATTTAACTCTGCGGCAGAAGCTCGTCTCGGATTACCAAGTTGTCATCCTGATGTGGTTATCTTGGATATTTCAATGCAGGGTGAAAGTGGCCTGAGCTTGTTAGAAGAGATACCGTCAGGCATTGCTAGCATCATGTTGAGCGTTCATGATTCTCCTGCGATGGTTGAAAAGTCATTAGAGTTAGGCGCCAAAGGTTACCTCAGCAAACGCTGCAGTCCTGATGAGTTAATCCAAGCCGTACACACGAGTGCAAACGGTGGCTGTTATCTCACACCCGATATCGCTATCAAGCTCGCGACACCAATAAAGAACAAAGCCTCTATAAATCAGCTCACCCGAAGAGAAAGTGAAGTCTGTCAGCTATTGGCAACAGGGCTCGATGTGAAATCTATCGCCGTAGAGTTGGGTGTCAGCCATAAAACGGTACATGTGCACCGCGCTAATGCGATGGATAAACTCAATGTTAAAAACAACGTTGAGTTAGCGAAACTGTTCAC
- the uhpT gene encoding hexose-6-phosphate:phosphate antiporter, whose translation MLKFLDQVRKPTLDLPVETRRKMWFKPFLQSYLVVFIGYLTMYLIRKNFNVAQNDMISTYGLSMTDLGLIGLGFSITYGIGKTVVSYYADGKNTKQFLPFMLVLSGIAMLGFSFSMGGGSASLFLMVAFYALSGFFQSTGGPSSYSTITKWTPRNKRGSYLGLWNMSHNVGGAGAAGVALFGANYLFDGNVIGMFVFPSIIAIVVGFIGMRFGNDSPEAYGLGTVEELFDEEVSEEDTAAEENQMTKKEIFVEYILKNKVIWLLCFANIFLYIVRIGIDQWSTVYAYQELGLSKETAISGFTLFEVGALVGTLMWGYLSDLANGRRALVACVSLGLIIVSLEFYQHATSEFMYLASLFVLGFLVFGPQLLIGVAAVGFVPKKAISVADGVKGTFAYLIGDSFAKLGLGMIADGTPIFGLTGWKGTFAALDTSAAICIVLLLFVAVAEEKKIRHAKKMHLAAQNA comes from the coding sequence ATGCTAAAGTTCCTAGATCAGGTTAGAAAACCGACACTGGATCTTCCGGTCGAAACCAGAAGAAAAATGTGGTTCAAGCCCTTCCTACAATCTTACCTAGTGGTGTTCATCGGTTATCTAACCATGTATTTGATCCGTAAGAACTTCAATGTGGCGCAAAACGACATGATTTCTACTTACGGCTTGTCGATGACGGATCTTGGTCTTATCGGTTTGGGTTTCTCAATTACTTACGGTATCGGTAAGACGGTTGTTTCCTATTATGCTGACGGTAAAAACACCAAGCAGTTCCTGCCATTCATGCTTGTTCTTTCAGGTATTGCCATGTTGGGCTTCAGCTTCAGTATGGGCGGCGGCAGCGCGAGTTTATTCTTGATGGTGGCTTTCTATGCGTTGAGTGGTTTCTTCCAAAGTACGGGTGGACCTTCAAGTTACTCAACCATCACTAAATGGACACCTCGTAACAAGCGTGGTTCTTATTTAGGCCTTTGGAATATGTCACACAACGTGGGTGGTGCAGGCGCTGCTGGTGTTGCTTTGTTTGGTGCTAACTACCTATTTGATGGCAACGTGATCGGCATGTTCGTATTCCCATCAATCATCGCGATTGTGGTTGGTTTTATTGGTATGCGTTTTGGTAATGACTCTCCAGAAGCATACGGTCTAGGTACGGTTGAAGAGTTGTTTGATGAAGAAGTCAGCGAAGAAGACACGGCCGCTGAAGAAAATCAGATGACCAAGAAAGAGATCTTTGTCGAATACATCCTTAAAAACAAAGTGATCTGGCTGCTCTGCTTCGCGAATATCTTCTTATACATTGTTCGTATCGGTATCGATCAATGGTCTACCGTTTATGCGTATCAAGAGCTAGGTCTATCAAAAGAAACCGCGATTTCAGGCTTCACGCTGTTTGAGGTTGGCGCTCTGGTCGGCACGCTAATGTGGGGTTATCTATCTGACCTTGCGAACGGACGTCGTGCTTTGGTTGCTTGTGTGTCGCTTGGTTTGATTATCGTTTCTCTAGAGTTCTACCAACACGCAACGAGTGAGTTCATGTATTTAGCATCACTGTTTGTGCTGGGCTTCCTAGTGTTCGGTCCTCAGTTACTGATTGGTGTCGCTGCGGTAGGTTTCGTGCCTAAGAAAGCAATCAGCGTTGCGGATGGTGTGAAAGGCACGTTTGCTTACTTAATTGGTGATAGCTTTGCAAAACTTGGCTTAGGTATGATTGCGGACGGAACACCTATTTTCGGCTTAACAGGTTGGAAAGGAACGTTCGCTGCACTCGATACATCAGCAGCTATCTGTATCGTATTGCTATTGTTCGTTGCAGTTGCCGAAGAGAAGAAGATTCGTCACGCGAAGAAAATGCACTTAGCGGCTCAAAACGCCTAG